The following coding sequences lie in one Paenibacillus durus ATCC 35681 genomic window:
- the purB gene encoding adenylosuccinate lyase, with amino-acid sequence MIERYSRPEMRAIWTEENKFKAWLEVELCACEAWAELGVIPKEDTVKLRENAEFNIDRIYEIEQETRHDVIAFTRAVSESLGAERKWVHYGLTSTDVVDTALGYLLRQANEILEKDIVNFIEILKDKAIAYKDTPMMGRTHGVHAEPTTFGLKMALWYEEMKRNLERFRHAANGVQFGKISGAVGTYANIDPFVEEFVCRKLGTSPAPISTQTLQRDRHAEYMATLALIATSLDKFATEIRALQKSEVREVEEAFAKGQKGSSAMPHKRNPIGCENISGLSRVIRGHMVTAYENVPLWHERDISHSSVERVILPDATMLLNYMLNRFGNIVKNLTVFPENMKRNMERTFGVPFSGRVMTKLIDKGFSREQAYDTVQPRAMQAWETQQHFREIVESTPEITAVLSPGEIADAFNPSWHLKNVDTIFRKLGLI; translated from the coding sequence ATGATCGAACGTTACAGCAGACCGGAAATGCGTGCCATCTGGACCGAAGAAAATAAATTCAAAGCCTGGCTCGAGGTGGAGCTGTGCGCCTGTGAGGCGTGGGCGGAGCTTGGCGTCATCCCGAAAGAGGATACGGTCAAGCTGCGGGAGAACGCGGAGTTCAACATCGACCGCATCTACGAAATCGAGCAGGAGACGCGCCATGACGTTATCGCGTTTACGCGCGCGGTATCGGAGAGCCTTGGGGCGGAGCGCAAATGGGTGCATTACGGCCTGACCTCCACCGATGTCGTTGACACGGCGCTTGGTTACCTGCTGCGCCAGGCTAACGAGATTTTGGAGAAGGATATTGTGAATTTCATTGAAATTTTAAAAGACAAGGCGATCGCCTACAAAGATACTCCGATGATGGGCCGCACGCACGGCGTACACGCCGAGCCGACGACGTTCGGACTGAAGATGGCGCTGTGGTACGAGGAAATGAAGCGCAATCTGGAGCGGTTCCGTCATGCTGCGAACGGCGTGCAGTTCGGTAAAATCTCCGGGGCGGTCGGCACCTACGCCAACATCGACCCGTTCGTGGAGGAGTTCGTCTGCCGCAAGCTGGGTACTAGCCCCGCGCCGATCTCGACGCAGACGCTGCAGCGCGACCGTCATGCCGAGTACATGGCGACGCTGGCGTTGATCGCCACTTCACTGGACAAGTTCGCCACCGAAATCCGCGCGCTGCAAAAGAGCGAGGTGCGCGAGGTTGAGGAAGCTTTTGCCAAGGGACAAAAAGGTTCGTCGGCGATGCCGCATAAGCGCAACCCGATCGGCTGCGAAAATATTTCCGGCCTGTCCCGGGTCATTCGCGGGCACATGGTTACGGCTTACGAGAACGTACCGCTCTGGCATGAACGCGACATCTCGCATTCCTCGGTGGAACGGGTCATTCTTCCGGATGCGACGATGCTGCTCAACTATATGCTTAACCGCTTCGGCAATATCGTGAAGAACCTGACCGTATTCCCGGAAAATATGAAGCGCAACATGGAGCGCACCTTCGGCGTGCCGTTCTCCGGCCGCGTCATGACGAAGCTGATCGACAAAGGCTTCAGCCGCGAGCAGGCATACGATACAGTGCAGCCGCGTGCTATGCAGGCATGGGAGACGCAGCAGCATTTCCGCGAGATCGTTGAGAGTACTCCGGAAATTACGGCGGTGCTTAGCCCAGGTGAGATCGCTGACGCGTTCAATCCATCGTGGCATCTCAAAAATGTCGATACGATTTTCCGCAAGCTGGGCTTGATCTAA
- a CDS encoding phosphoribosylaminoimidazolesuccinocarboxamide synthase: protein MTHPAVSTAVDLIDAPLLYKGKVRELYDLGEHMLIVVTDRISAFDYVLEPAVPEKGNVLNRLSAYWFGQTKELLENHVVHIDVDRLGSIAKEPELLRNRIMIVRKAQRIDMECVVRGYITGGGWRQYQETGKVNGIELPKGLRKNAKLAEPIFTPAAKNDVGHDEDIPFTKMQELIGEELANELKEKSLKLYGFARDYCAERGILLADCKFEFGILDGKVILIDEIFTPDASRFWAKDKYALDIEIDSMDKEPVRAYLASSSWDKNSTPDPLPEEVVTETSRRYLDIYHRITGHSLN, encoded by the coding sequence ATGACACATCCTGCCGTATCGACTGCGGTGGATTTGATCGACGCACCGCTGCTGTATAAAGGCAAAGTGCGCGAGCTGTACGATTTGGGAGAGCACATGCTGATCGTCGTGACCGACCGGATATCCGCGTTCGACTATGTGCTGGAGCCGGCCGTACCGGAGAAGGGCAATGTGCTGAACCGGCTAAGCGCCTACTGGTTCGGCCAGACGAAGGAGCTGCTGGAGAACCATGTCGTGCATATCGATGTGGACCGTCTCGGAAGTATTGCCAAGGAGCCGGAGCTGCTGAGAAACCGGATCATGATAGTTCGGAAAGCGCAGCGGATCGATATGGAATGCGTCGTTCGGGGTTACATCACCGGCGGCGGCTGGCGGCAGTATCAGGAGACCGGCAAGGTGAACGGCATTGAGCTGCCTAAGGGTCTGCGTAAGAACGCGAAGCTGGCGGAACCGATCTTCACCCCGGCGGCCAAAAATGACGTCGGACACGATGAGGACATTCCTTTTACCAAAATGCAGGAGTTAATCGGCGAGGAATTGGCGAACGAGCTTAAGGAGAAGAGCCTGAAGCTGTACGGATTTGCCCGTGATTACTGCGCGGAACGCGGCATTTTGCTGGCCGACTGCAAATTCGAATTCGGTATTCTGGATGGCAAGGTGATCCTGATTGACGAGATTTTCACGCCGGACGCCTCCCGCTTCTGGGCCAAGGACAAATATGCGCTGGATATTGAAATCGACAGCATGGACAAGGAGCCAGTGCGGGCTTATCTTGCTTCCTCTTCCTGGGACAAGAACAGTACCCCTGACCCGCTTCCGGAGGAGGTCGTCACCGAGACGAGCCGCCGCTATTTGGATATTTACCACCGGATTACCGGTCATTCGCTGAACTAA
- the purS gene encoding phosphoribosylformylglycinamidine synthase subunit PurS gives MLKATVYVTIKKSVLDPQGVAVQGALHSVGFQEVESLRIGKYIELTLDTNDREEAGKRLKAMCEKLLANTVIEDYRYELEA, from the coding sequence ATGTTAAAAGCGACGGTATATGTCACCATTAAAAAAAGCGTGCTTGATCCCCAGGGTGTAGCTGTACAAGGGGCGCTCCATTCCGTAGGATTTCAGGAAGTTGAAAGTCTGCGCATCGGCAAGTATATTGAACTGACTCTGGATACGAACGACCGTGAAGAGGCCGGAAAGCGGCTTAAGGCAATGTGCGAGAAGCTGCTCGCAAATACGGTAATTGAGGATTACCGATACGAATTGGAGGCGTGA
- the purQ gene encoding phosphoribosylformylglycinamidine synthase subunit PurQ has product MKFAVLVFPGSNCDIDCYKAVKDTLGEPVDYVWHTATDLSAYDCIIVPGGFSYGDYLRCGAISQFAPVMNEVAKAAEQGKYVLGICNGFQILTEAGLLPGALRRNESIKFRCHDTTLKVVNYKTPFTKDYAEGEEIVIPIAHGEGNYYCDEETLASLKANNQIVFTYTNNPNGSVADIAGICNERGNVVGMMPHPERAVNTLLGSEDGKRMFSSILKTWRDTHGTASVR; this is encoded by the coding sequence ATGAAATTTGCTGTCCTTGTCTTTCCCGGCTCCAACTGCGATATCGACTGCTACAAAGCGGTAAAAGATACGCTTGGCGAGCCTGTTGACTATGTGTGGCATACGGCGACCGATCTGTCCGCTTATGATTGCATTATCGTTCCGGGCGGCTTTTCTTACGGCGACTATTTGCGCTGCGGCGCGATTTCGCAGTTCGCTCCCGTGATGAACGAGGTAGCCAAGGCGGCTGAGCAGGGCAAGTACGTGCTCGGCATCTGCAACGGCTTCCAGATTCTGACCGAGGCGGGACTGCTGCCGGGCGCGCTGCGCCGGAATGAATCGATCAAATTCCGATGTCACGATACGACGCTTAAGGTCGTTAATTATAAAACGCCGTTCACGAAGGACTATGCGGAAGGCGAAGAAATCGTCATTCCGATTGCCCACGGCGAAGGCAACTATTACTGCGACGAAGAGACGCTGGCTTCGCTTAAAGCGAACAACCAGATCGTCTTCACTTATACGAACAATCCTAACGGCTCTGTCGCCGATATTGCGGGCATCTGCAATGAGCGCGGCAACGTCGTCGGCATGATGCCGCATCCGGAACGGGCGGTCAATACCCTGCTCGGCTCCGAAGACGGTAAACGGATGTTCAGTTCCATTTTGAAAACCTGGAGGGATACCCATGGCACAGCAAGTGTCCGCTAA
- the purL gene encoding phosphoribosylformylglycinamidine synthase subunit PurL, translating into MAQQVSAKEPTAEQIKDQKIYSQFGVSDSEYELICSFMGRLPNYTEIGVFSVMWSEHCAYKNSKPLLRRFPVSGPRVLMGPGEGAGIVDIGDNQAVVFKIESHNHPSAVEPYQGAATGVGGIIRDIFSMGARPVAILNSLRFGKLESDRVKYLFEHVVSGIAGYGNCIGIPTVGGEVMFDNSYDGNPLVNAMCVGLIDHDKIQRGVAKGVGNPVFYVGPPTGRDGIHGATFASVELSEESEAKKTAVQVGDPFMEKLVMEACLELIDSGIVLGIQDMGAAGLTCSSAEMASKAGNGLELYLDQVPQREEGMTPYEMMLSESQERMLFVVEPKDEAQAQEIFDRWGVICRKVGKVTDDGRLKLFHHGEVVGDMPVTALVDECPVYDKPSSVPAYYQENASVDTLRYEEVTDLGGALKKVLASPTVASKAWIYNQYDYMVRTSTAVRPGSDAAVVTINGTRKGLAMTTDCNGRYVYLDPEVGGKIAVGEAARNIVCSGGQPLAITDNLNFGSPEKPDIFWQMERAVDGMAEACRVLDTPVIGGNVSLYNENATGAIYPTPVVGMVGLVEDTDHITTQAFKSEGDAILLLGETRAELGGSEFQYAVHGVTEGRPPQLDLAVERKLIDAVLGAIRSGLVRSAHDLSEGGLAAALAESCISGRIGSNVDLASGGLRRDVALFSESQSRILLTASSDKAEELRAYIAAAGVPVKVIGSVGGDRLRVNLDGSSALDEPVAELTTIWEDAIPCLMK; encoded by the coding sequence ATGGCACAGCAAGTGTCCGCTAAGGAACCGACCGCGGAGCAAATCAAAGACCAGAAAATTTACAGCCAGTTCGGCGTGTCGGACAGCGAATACGAGCTGATCTGCTCGTTCATGGGACGCCTTCCGAACTACACCGAAATCGGCGTGTTCAGCGTTATGTGGTCCGAACACTGCGCGTACAAAAATTCGAAGCCGCTGCTTCGCCGCTTCCCGGTAAGCGGCCCCCGCGTCCTGATGGGACCGGGCGAAGGCGCAGGGATCGTGGACATCGGCGACAACCAAGCCGTTGTATTCAAAATCGAAAGCCATAACCACCCTTCGGCGGTCGAGCCTTACCAAGGCGCCGCAACGGGCGTGGGCGGAATTATCCGTGACATTTTCTCGATGGGCGCAAGACCGGTAGCCATTCTGAATTCCCTTCGTTTCGGCAAGCTCGAAAGTGATCGGGTCAAATATCTGTTCGAGCATGTTGTGTCCGGCATCGCGGGCTACGGCAACTGTATCGGCATCCCGACTGTTGGCGGCGAAGTAATGTTTGACAACAGCTATGACGGCAATCCGCTCGTCAACGCGATGTGCGTCGGCTTGATCGACCACGACAAAATCCAGCGCGGCGTCGCCAAAGGCGTCGGCAACCCGGTGTTCTACGTTGGACCGCCTACGGGGCGCGACGGTATTCACGGCGCGACCTTCGCTTCGGTTGAGCTGAGCGAGGAGTCGGAAGCGAAGAAGACGGCGGTGCAGGTCGGCGATCCGTTCATGGAGAAGCTGGTCATGGAAGCCTGTCTCGAGCTGATCGATTCCGGTATTGTGCTCGGCATTCAGGATATGGGCGCGGCGGGTCTGACCTGCTCGAGCGCGGAAATGGCGAGCAAGGCGGGCAACGGCCTGGAACTGTACCTCGACCAGGTGCCGCAGCGCGAGGAAGGCATGACGCCTTACGAAATGATGCTGTCGGAATCGCAGGAGCGGATGCTGTTCGTTGTCGAGCCGAAGGATGAGGCGCAGGCACAGGAGATTTTTGACCGCTGGGGCGTTATCTGCCGCAAAGTCGGCAAAGTAACGGACGATGGACGCCTGAAGCTGTTCCATCACGGCGAAGTGGTTGGCGACATGCCGGTAACGGCGCTGGTGGACGAGTGTCCGGTTTATGACAAGCCTTCTTCCGTACCGGCTTATTATCAAGAGAACGCATCTGTCGATACGCTTCGCTATGAAGAAGTGACAGACCTTGGCGGCGCGCTGAAAAAAGTGCTGGCTTCCCCGACGGTGGCAAGCAAAGCGTGGATTTACAACCAATATGACTACATGGTCCGCACCAGCACGGCGGTTCGCCCCGGCTCTGACGCTGCGGTCGTGACCATTAACGGCACACGCAAAGGCCTCGCGATGACGACGGACTGCAACGGTCGTTACGTGTACCTTGATCCTGAAGTCGGCGGCAAAATCGCGGTCGGCGAAGCTGCGCGGAACATCGTCTGCTCCGGCGGGCAGCCGCTGGCGATTACGGATAATCTGAACTTCGGCAGCCCGGAGAAGCCGGATATTTTCTGGCAGATGGAGCGCGCCGTGGACGGCATGGCGGAAGCCTGCCGCGTGCTGGACACGCCGGTTATCGGCGGCAACGTCAGCCTTTATAACGAGAACGCAACGGGTGCCATTTATCCGACTCCGGTAGTCGGCATGGTCGGACTTGTGGAAGATACGGATCATATTACAACGCAAGCGTTCAAGAGCGAGGGCGACGCCATTCTGCTGCTTGGCGAGACACGTGCGGAGCTTGGCGGCAGCGAATTCCAGTACGCCGTGCACGGCGTAACGGAAGGCCGTCCGCCGCAGCTGGACCTTGCCGTAGAGCGCAAGCTGATTGACGCCGTGCTAGGCGCCATCCGCAGCGGCCTTGTCCGCTCGGCGCATGACCTGTCCGAAGGCGGCCTGGCGGCAGCGCTGGCCGAGAGCTGTATCAGCGGCCGGATCGGCTCGAATGTCGATCTGGCTTCCGGTGGCCTGCGCCGCGACGTGGCGCTGTTCAGCGAGAGCCAGTCGCGCATTCTGCTTACCGCTTCAAGCGACAAAGCTGAGGAACTGCGCGCTTATATCGCCGCTGCCGGCGTACCGGTTAAGGTCATCGGCAGCGTAGGCGGCGACCGCCTTCGTGTAAATCTTGACGGTTCTTCCGCGCTGGACGAACCTGTAGCAGAACTTACAACTATTTGGGAGGATGCTATTCCATGTCTTATGAAATAA